The genomic interval TGATTCTTTTGGATTACCAAAGGAGTTAGAAAACCTGCTTTTTACTTCTATAAAAGAAATTATTTCATCTTTAATAGCTATAATATCAATTTCTCCAGAGGAACAATTAAAGTTTTTTTCTAAGATTGAATATCCCTCTTTTTTTAAGAATTCTACACTTAAATCCTCTCCATAGAAACCTATAGATTTATTATATTTTTTCATTTAAATCACCTCTACTGAATTTTTAACACTTAAGTACAAGTTTAAACATTTTAAAATTTTAATGATTAAAAAATTTTTTTGTGGTTAGTATGATTTTTGAAAGTATATCTTTTAAAGAAGGTGATTTGTATGTCTATAAGTTTGAAAAGTTCAACTTTAATAGGAATAGAAGGTGTAATTGTTAATATAGAGGTTGATATAAGTAAGGGGTTGCCAAGTTTTACTTTGGTAGGCTTAGCGGATACTTCCGTTAGAGAGGCTAAAGAGAGGGTAAGAGCAGCTATTTTAAATAGTGGTTATGAATTTCCTTTAGGGAGAATAACAGTAAATTTAGCTCCAGGGAATTTAAGA from Clostridium perfringens carries:
- a CDS encoding YraN family protein — translated: MKKYNKSIGFYGEDLSVEFLKKEGYSILEKNFNCSSGEIDIIAIKDEIISFIEVKSRFSNSFGNPKESVTCSKQRRIINVAKYYLHIKKLYNYYIRFDVIEINFHIDSSKYELNFLKDAFRV